TGCCCCACTGATTGTGGCAATCGTATACTGGATTCCCGTATAAGCTCCATAATGATTTCCAATATAAGCGCCTCTATTAAAGGTCGATACGGAATTTCATTTACATCATTTTTTACTTGATTACTTAATTCTAATGGTAGTACTTCAAAGTGAAAACTAATAATAGCAATATAAAAGGCTGGTAAGAATACAGCTGCAATAAATGACATTAACCGAACTATTCGATAAAAAGAACCTACCAACACTCGACCATTATAATCGTCAGGTGATTGATAAAAGGAAAAAAACGTAACAGGTGCAATCAATGCTGTTGGAGAGATATTCGTTATCAACACCACTTTACCTTCAACTAAATTAGCGACAACCCGGTCAGGACGCTCCGTATTGAGCAATTGAGGAAAAGGCGACCATACGGAATCTTCTAACTCATCACTTAGTTGACCAACACTATAAAAATAATCTATGTTAATGGCGTCAATGCGCTTTTCAATTTCAGCTAACGTTTCTGCTTTAATGACTCCGTCAATGTAAAGATAATAAGCTTTTGTATTTGTCTCTTTGCCAATTGAAAAAGATTTTACGACAAGGGAAGGATTATGAATACGTTTGCGTAATAAGGCTAAATTGGTTTCAACGCTTTCCACTAGCCCTTCATGTGATCCGCGCAGAACATGCTCATTATTCGGCTCATCAGGATTGCGATGTACTTGATTTACAATCGTGAGTGAAAGCATTTCACCTGTATCAGGAATAATGATTAGCGTTTCGCCATTACAAATATGTTCGATAGCTTGTGGTAGCGAAAACGGCTTAAGAGTCGTCATTATCGTTTCACTCCAGAACGGCTTGTTTGTATCTAAACGGGCATAAATTGTATCGAGTAATTTTTGCGCTTCTTTTGCATCCACAAGCGAGGAATAAAAACATAAAATAGCAGACGTTCCTTCTCGCCAGTCTACTTGTCTTACTGTAAAATTGGATGATTGATTAAATGCTTTTTGTAAGCTTTTCATCATTATTTCCACTTTATTCATAAAACGCCTCCTATACTTGGAAGTATAGGCAAAAATGGCTCATCTCAAACGGCATGTCTTTCGATTATGCAGTTTTCTTCACTGTTTATCATTTTTTTACCTTAAAAAAATAAAAAGACATCCAAATAAGCCACGAAGACTTATTGGACATCCTACTTGAATACGTTGTTTCTATTAAATTTTCACATTATTACTTTTGAATAAACTGTTGCGTCCAGTAGTTACCTGACTTCACATAACCTACACCAATATGTGTATAATTTGCATTTAAAATATTGGCACGGTGACCCGGTGAATCCATCCAAGCTTGCACGACTTCTTGTGGAGAACGTTGACCTTGGGCGATATTTTCACCAGCACTCTTATAAGTGATGCCTAAAGCTTTCATACGATCAAATGGTGACCCAAATGTTGGGCTTGTATGTGAAAAATATTTTTTCGATTGCATGTCTTGAGATTTTTCTCGTGCTGCAGCCATTAATTTATCATCCGTTTGTAAAGCTTTTAACCCTGCTTTTGTACGCTCAGCATTCGTTAATTTAACTACCTCTTGTTCAAAAGCATTTACATCCGATGTTGTTGTAGTCGGATTAGATGTAGTTGGTGGTGTTGTCGTTGTATTATTTTGTTGATTTGTTGGTTTATTTGTTTGTTGATTTGTTTGCGTATCTTTTGACGGTGCAGTTGTATTCGGTTTAGTTACAACCCACTTGTGATTTGACCAATTATTATAATAGTAAACTTTACAGTTCGTTGTCTGATTTGCTGTGTTCCCTTCTGTAGTATTAGAAGCAGCAGAAGCCAATTGAATTGGAGCTGCTAAAAGAAATGTTGCACAAATTGCAGTAAGTGTTTTTTTCATTTTGCAATTCCTCCTATCTGCAACCTATCGTAAAGTATGATTCTATAAAAAATCTTCCCAACATCTGCTAGCATGCCCAATAGAAAAGTAGTTTCCGTTAAACAGGGGTTTTTTTGTTATATTTTTTAGCAAGTTTGACCAATCTATGAAATACTTACGTTTTAAAGAGGGTTGACAGTATTCAATTTCTGTTCGTATTTTGGCTATGATTTTGATAGATTAGCACACTTGCCAATAACTAAAATTGCCTGGATAAAATAAAAGTGATTTAAAAATTGCTATGGCTATAAAAAATCTGCTCGGTTCCACTGAATGATTTCTAAGGATTCAGAAAGAACACGAGCAGATGAATTTGATTATATCAAGTAAAGCATGGGACACTTTTTATTTAATCAATACCAATTACATGAACACTGCCAATATTTTCACCTATTAAAACAAGCTTTGCGGGCATTTTAATGAATTCTGGCAACCATTGTACCATCCCATAGGCATACTGAAACAGCATTGGATTTTTAACGCCTTCTATCGGAACGTAGCCTTTCATTCGGTACACCGTATCTGGTAATCCACGTACCCACTCTTCTATTTGCTCTTGTGTAAAGTGAACATCTTCAAATTCAACTAAACGGGAGCCTAAATGCATGGAGGCTATCGGTGTTTTTTCAATATATTGCTTATCAATTTTAACAGTGGCAGATAAATTTTCTAGTAAATGGTACGGTACACGCCCATTTGTTGTTTGCAAAATAAATGCATGGGGATTAAAACCTTGTAGCTCATAGACGACTTGCGCTTGCTCCGCCTCTGATAGTAAATCGGTTTTATTGGCTAATAATAAATGCGCGTGACGAATTTGCTCCATAAACAATGTACGCACTTGCGGTGTTAATGTGTCCCGATGTAACCAAAGCTTCGAGTCCGCAACTGTAACAATCCCCTTGACATGTAACTGCTCGGCAAAGATTGGAGAATAGACAGCATCCAATGCTTCTACAGGGTGAGCCGCTCCAGTTGTTTCAATAATTAGAACGTCAAATTCACTATCTAATAGAAGAGACTGGATTTGAGCCTCTGTTTTTTCAGCTCCTGAACAACAAATACAGCCCTCTAGCATCTCTTTTAGCGGCACGTCCTCTTCTACAGCTTGAGAATCAAATGGCAGCTTGCCAAGTTCATTCATAATAACAGCGGGCTTTAAACCCTTTTCTTTTAGTTGTCGTATAACATCTGTCAGCATAGATGTCTTACCACTTCCAAGAAATCCGCTAAATAAATATACATCCTTCACAATTCATTCCTCCTAAAGAAAAAGCTGTCGCATTGCCGTACGAGACGACTTCTGCGACAGCTACAGTGTTAGTTTGTTGTTCCCTCTGTTTGTTTTTTTGCATCAGAAACTAGCTCTTTTGCTTTTAACAGTTGAGGATCCTCTGATTTCATTTTTTCACGTAACGCATCCATTAATGCGTAAGTTGTTTCGTTCGTTAGAATACCTGTTTCTTCAAGCTTATTGTCAGCTTGCAATTTTTTTACAGCTCGTTCTGTAAATTGATCAAAGATCCCGTCAGCTTTTCCAGGTTCATATCCTAGCACTTCTAACATTTCTTCAGCCACTTTGACAGAGTCTGACTGCAAGCCCTCTTTCATTTCAATCGTCGGGTCTAAAATTGGTAAAGAAGCATAAGCTGGATACGCTACTTTTACATCCGGTTCAATGCCTTTTTCATTAATCCAGTTACCGTTTGGTGTTAACCATTTACCGGTTGTGAATTTTAAATTAGAAC
This DNA window, taken from Lysinibacillus sp. FSL M8-0337, encodes the following:
- a CDS encoding CAP domain-containing protein, whose product is MKKTLTAICATFLLAAPIQLASAASNTTEGNTANQTTNCKVYYYNNWSNHKWVVTKPNTTAPSKDTQTNQQTNKPTNQQNNTTTTPPTTSNPTTTTSDVNAFEQEVVKLTNAERTKAGLKALQTDDKLMAAAREKSQDMQSKKYFSHTSPTFGSPFDRMKALGITYKSAGENIAQGQRSPQEVVQAWMDSPGHRANILNANYTHIGVGYVKSGNYWTQQFIQK
- a CDS encoding CobW family GTP-binding protein, which translates into the protein MKDVYLFSGFLGSGKTSMLTDVIRQLKEKGLKPAVIMNELGKLPFDSQAVEEDVPLKEMLEGCICCSGAEKTEAQIQSLLLDSEFDVLIIETTGAAHPVEALDAVYSPIFAEQLHVKGIVTVADSKLWLHRDTLTPQVRTLFMEQIRHAHLLLANKTDLLSEAEQAQVVYELQGFNPHAFILQTTNGRVPYHLLENLSATVKIDKQYIEKTPIASMHLGSRLVEFEDVHFTQEQIEEWVRGLPDTVYRMKGYVPIEGVKNPMLFQYAYGMVQWLPEFIKMPAKLVLIGENIGSVHVIGID
- a CDS encoding spore germination protein codes for the protein MNKVEIMMKSLQKAFNQSSNFTVRQVDWREGTSAILCFYSSLVDAKEAQKLLDTIYARLDTNKPFWSETIMTTLKPFSLPQAIEHICNGETLIIIPDTGEMLSLTIVNQVHRNPDEPNNEHVLRGSHEGLVESVETNLALLRKRIHNPSLVVKSFSIGKETNTKAYYLYIDGVIKAETLAEIEKRIDAINIDYFYSVGQLSDELEDSVWSPFPQLLNTERPDRVVANLVEGKVVLITNISPTALIAPVTFFSFYQSPDDYNGRVLVGSFYRIVRLMSFIAAVFLPAFYIAIISFHFEVLPLELSNQVKNDVNEIPYRPLIEALILEIIMELIRESSIRLPQSVGQTIGIVGGLVIGDAIVSAGLVSNLMVIVVALTAISSYVVPSVELNTSIRMLRFPFMVLASLFGFFGIVIGVVVLLIHLINLSSLKQPYFSPIVPFQPKEIYKVFVRGPFFKPTVQVTSFSSPKDDSVKNGDTP